A stretch of the Gossypium hirsutum isolate 1008001.06 chromosome D07, Gossypium_hirsutum_v2.1, whole genome shotgun sequence genome encodes the following:
- the LOC121219466 gene encoding protein MAINTENANCE OF MERISTEMS-like — translation MKEPDGQAPMALPPLHGAAAAAIEMSLQKLFIFAISNSKWNGPKLHTGPYRALRGRVNSVRFQPDERLIPYLELAGFGSAALIRTFDLRYDLIFALVERWRPETHTFRLPCGECTVTLEDVAVQLGLPIDGNAVTGVSSISRPATLCNELLGRSPSQGKFTSLRFSWLHANFEIQTIFM, via the exons ATGAAGGAGCCTGATGGACAGGCGCCAATGGCTCTGCCCCCCCTGCATGGTGCTGCTGCTGCTGCCATTGAAATGTCCCttcaaaaactttttatttttgctatAAGTAATAGCAAATGGAATGGTCCCAAGCTCCACAcg GGTCCGTACCGCGCATTGAGGGGCCGTGTTAATAGTGTAAGGTTTCAGCCAGATGAACGCCTAATACCATACTTAGAGTTAGCCGGGTTCGGATCAGCGGCATTGATTCGGACTTTTGATCTGCGATACGACTTGATTTTCGCTTTAGTCGAGCGATGGCGTccggagacccacacatttcgTCTGCCATGCGGAGAGTGTACCGTCACTCTAGAGGACGTTGCAGTACAGCTCGGGCTTCCCATAGACGGGAATGCGGTCACGGGCGTAAGTTCAATCTCTAGGCCGGCTACCCTTTGCAATGAATTACTTGGACGCTCGCCAAGTCAGGGGAAATTTACCAGTTTGAGATTTTCATGGCTACATGCCAATTTTGAGATTCAAACCATATTTATGTAA